From Aegilops tauschii subsp. strangulata cultivar AL8/78 chromosome 5, Aet v6.0, whole genome shotgun sequence:
ACCGGGCGTTGGAGGAGTCGGAGAAGCTCGCCCGAAAGAAGTCCTAGGCGGCAGACATAGCTGCACGTACGACGACGTCCCACCCGTAGGAGACGCGTATATGGAGGAGCACAACCGAGACTGTAAGGGGAAGGGGCCGGCGCGCAAGTGGTGAACTCCGGCTTACTTTGTTCAAGTTTATGTAAGGTTAAATTGGATGAATTCGGCCCTTTTGGTAAACTGCTATAAAGGATGTCGGATTTCGTATGTTTTGCTTCTTTTTGTAACTGATCTATGTACGTTGCATGGTTAGTATGAGTTTGTGTATCTAATTAAGGCAATTGCAGTTGTGGAGCGCTCAATTCAGTCGCTGTCCGGTCAGTGACAGCTGACTCGCCAGCGGGCGTATTCAATTTAGGCAATCACGGTTGTAGACGCTCTTAGCATCCACCGATGAGATGATTATTCATGGGGAGAATCTCGTGTagagaagccggccggccggcgacTCACAGTGACAGCACGTACTGCACGAGATTGTCGAGGGCGAAACTAGCAGCCACACACTGGTCTGCTTGCAGCTTGAGCTGAcgcgccctctccctcgcccgaTCCCCTTCTTCCCCGGCCATCACCATCCTCACCCTCGCCGCGACCCTGGCCCTGTCGATCACGTCCCCCACCTCCAGCCCGACGCCCCACCGGTGCGTCACGTACCTCGCGTTCACCGTCTGGTCCGCGAAGCACGGCTGCGCGAGCATCGGCACGCCGGCGCACACGCCCTCCAGCGTCGAGTTCCAGCCGCAATGCGTCCAGAATGCGCCGACGGCCTCGTGGGCCAGAACCTCCAGTTGTGGCGCCCATGCCACCACCTTCCCCCTGCTCCTGAATCCCTCGTCGAGCCCGTTGGGTAGTTCgtcggcgccgccgccgcggacgGAGCCGGGCCGGACGACCCACAGGAACGGCACGCCGCTGCCCGCCAGTCCCCACGCCATTTCCTCGAACACGCCGCGGTCGACGCGAGCGACGCTCCCCAGGCTCACGTACAGCACGGAGCGCGGCGGGTGCGCGTCCAGCCACGCCAGGCAGCGGCGGTCTGGCACGTGCAGGCCGTGCTCCGCCGGCGCCGGCCCTGGGCACATCCTGTGCAGAGGGCCGACCGCGAAGGCTGGACAGGACAGCTCTTTCTCTATCCTGGCCAGCTCCGGCGCCTCGATGGCGTCGAACGAGTTGAGAAGAACCCCTGACGCGGAGGCCCGCACGGCGTCGGCGACGCGGGCGATGAAGCCGCGCAGCGCGTCCACGTCGCTGCCGTCGATGCGGATGAGGTCGCGCACGCGGAGCGGCTCCAGCTCCGGCACGAGCTCGTCGTCCCGTCGCTCCTCTTCTGCAGAAAAACTTCTCAAGCATCAATCGACCCATGCGCTCCCTCCAAGGTTGAGTACGTACGAATTCAATTAGCTCGCACCAGCACTTGCCTTTGATCGGGACGTAGCCGGCGTCGCGCAGGCGAGGGAACGCAAGCAAGCTGCCGAACGTGGCGGCGCTGTCCGTCCGGAGCGCGAGCACGGGGACGCCGAGCGCGCCCGCCGCCCCCAGCGCCGCGTACCACTGCCCGTCGACGACCACGCAGGCGACGTCCTcgcgcagcagcagcagcgatgCCAGGGCCTCCCGGAACGGCGCCTCGCAACCGCTGTTGAGGGCCAGGAGCTGCGCGACGATGTCGGCGTCGGGGGAGGTGGCCTCGTGCGGGAGCGCCTCGTGGATCGAGACGAAGGCGAGCTCCGGATGGCGCGCGGGGTCGGGCGCGTTGAAGTCGGTGTGGAGGACGGTGACGGCCAGGCCGCGGGCGCGGAGGAGCTCGGCTAGCTGGAGCATGGGGCTGAGGTGGCCCTGGAACGGCAGCGGGAACAAGACGACCCGGCGGCGGACGGCGTGGGGTGCCTTTTCTATTTCTTGCGTCGCCATCGTCGCCGGCTAGACTAGATGCTGGTGGCTAGCGTACCAAAGCACGATCAATGACGACGGGAATCGATCGACTATTGTAAGCACGCAGCGTAGCAAGCGGAGGAGTGGTgtagtattttttatttattttgagcGACTTAGCAAAGGTAGCAGCCCATGTACTTAATAGGAGTACTTAGTACTccgaaatacttgtcatcaagatgaataaaaaaggatgtatctagatgtattttagttctagatacattctTTTTATCCATTTTCATAACGAGTATTTCCGGACTGAGGGAGTATTTGGCAAACTCATACTTTTGCGAGTTTTGCTACAGAAACCTCGAGACAGCAGACCACCTCTTCTGGTCACGCCCGTTGACGAGGAAAACCTGGAGCACTTTGTCCACTTGGACTGACATCGCTGCCCCTGGCGCTGTTGATCGGGTCCTGCAGATTGTGGAGAGCATAGAAAGGGCATCAAGTCCGTTAGAGCAACtttagcagaccccgcatcccgccggcccgcaaaacgcgtttgcagttcgcGCAAAACCGTTTTTACGGGCCGGCGCGGACGGCCACAGATGTAGACCCCTCAAACGGACCCGcataaaaaaatatttgtgtAATATGCTTTTTTATGGGTCGGCTTCTACGGGTTCTGCTCGGGCACCACCGCGACGACCCGCAAACAGAAAAACTGCAATTCTCGCATTTGACATAGGGTTTCACAaacaagttcaaattcaaatgacATAACACAGTTTTACGCGCAAATAAAAGCCAAGTTCAGTACGGCAAACGCAAAAGAGGGCCCTGCAAAAGTTTGCGCCCATGTCCGGCACCATCTTGGTCGATCTTTACTCCGCGCCATCGAGTCCATCTTGAAGTTCATCGCCACCACCGAATCCACCTCCAGCGCTTGTTTCAACTCCCGCACCGAAATCATCAACATTGCCACCCATATATGGAGCAGAGAAAACATCTCCGGAACTGTAGCACACACCGGCCGACGCAACCATTCtcctcttcaagatttctctccttgccatatcatgccatgttttggTGAGATCGTCCATGTCATTGCGGTTCATTGACATGATCTTGTTCTCTTCGGCGAGCAGCTTGGACATGGCTTTGTTTTCTGCAGCGTGTGCTCTTCTCTCCTCAATGGCAGCTTTGCGCAGCCCCTCTTCCTTGAGTAATTGCCACTTTTCTTGCTTCTCctttgcctttttctcggccAACTCTTTCTTGATCTCCAACGGCTTCAAGAACATCGACTCGTTTGATTGCACCATGGCATCAATCTTCTCCCTCAAGCTCGATGCTTCTTGCtctctcttcatcttctccttaGTCTTTTTATCGCCATCGGGCTTGTGCAAATTTCTTGGGCCATCATCATCCCCATCTTcatccatgtttgtaagtgagCCTCTCTTTGGTGGGGATTCTTTGTCGATCAACTTCCACTTCTCGCACTTTTGGAGCAACTCCCAACAATGCTCTAGTTTGAAGAATTTGCCTTCTGAAGCTTCCATGTCCTTGTATCTATGTTGAGCAATCTTGTCCTACAAAATGTGAATAAAGTGATGCAATCATTTCCCATGATGCAAATATGATGATGCACAACTTGAACAAAGGCAAAACAAACTCACATAATCGGACTCCACGGTGCCACTTGGAGGTGCGTTGCGTACTTGCTTCAAGCAACCTGCCCAACGGCTGCACATTGGCTTGATATTCTCCCAACGCCCTTGAAGCGACCGAAATGTGCGTGGAGTCCTATTGGGATGCTTTGCAATAATGCGGAAGTATTGATCTTGATCCTTTGCCAATATATCTTGGCGGTTTGAGAAGTACCCGTGCATGCATCAAGAGACACCGCACTCCATGCTTTGATCAAAGCGTGATCttccaagatcgtgtagttcttcGATCTTACACTTTTCCCAATTTTTGTTTGTGATTGCCCATACGCTTCTGCTTCGATCTCCTTCAATTCGTCCTCACAACCATGATCATCCACGCCGCCCTCTGTTTCATTGTAGTCAAATGCGGCGAACGGGGCTTGATCAATGTCAACCGCGTTCGTATCCAACAAGTTCACGAACTCGGTAGTTGCTTTGTTTGAACCACCGCTATAGTGAACAATAACAAGTCACGAGCTATCGAGAATAATGGCAAAAAAGAAAGGAAATCGCCATGACTGAAGACGCATACCTTCCGGCCATTTCGTCGAAAACCTCGCTTGAGGGGGGAGAGGCACCGTTGAACGGCATCGCCGGAGCACCTCTTTCCGGGATGGAGTGAGAGGATGAAGAAGGTGGCTTCTTTGTAGCCGGAATCTTCCTCCGCTTTACGCCCGCGACCTTGCCCACCTTCTCCGCCGCCGGCCAGGATCGCGCTGCCGCGTTGGCGCCCGGAGCGCGGGCCATCGCGGTGGGGGCAGCCGGATTCCCGCCCTGCACGACCACGTTGCCCTGCCGCTTGCGGGCAGGCGCGACGTTGcttgggcgacggcggcggggtcaACATGGCCGGCGACGAGATCCGCCCGAGGGGAAGGAGCGTGCGCGACCTCAACGGTGACGGGTGCTACCTCTTGAAGAggaaagtagcgtaagtatttcccttagtttttgagaaccaaggtatcaatccagtaggaggccacacgcaagtccctcgtacctacacaaacaaataagaaccttgcaaccaacgcgataaaggggttgtcaatcccttcacggccacttgcaaaagtgagatatgatagagatgataagataatatttttggtatttttatgataaagattgaaagtagagattgcaaaataaacggcgacagaaatagctagttgacgggagattaatatgatggaaaatagacccgggggccctaggtttcactagtggcttctctcaagatagcataagtattatagtaggtgaacaaattactgtcgagcaattgatagaatagtgcatagttatgagaatatctaggcatgatcatgtatataggcatcacgtctgcgataagtagaccgaaacgattttgcatctactactattactccacacatcgaccgctatccagcatgcatctagagtattaagttcataagaacagagtaacgcattaggcaagatgacatgatgtcgagggataaactcaagcaatatgatataaaccccatctttttatcctcgatggcaacaatacaatacgtgttgtttccccttctgtcactgggatcgagcaccgcatgattgaacccaaagctaagcacttctcccattgcaagaaagatcaatctagtaggccaaaccaaactgataattcgaaaagacttgcaaagataacaaatcatacataaaagaattcagaggagattcaaatattgttcatagataatcttaatcataaacccacaattcatcggatctcgacaaacacaccgcagaaagagttacatcgaatagatctccaagaagatcgaggagaactttgtattgagatccaaagagagagaagaagccatctagctaatagctatggacctgaaggtctgaggtaaactactcacacatcatcggagaggctatggtgttgatgtagaagcccttcgtgatcgattccccctccggcggagcgccagaaacgGCCCCAAGATAGGagctcacgggtacaaaaggttgcggcggtggaaatagggtttcatggtgctcctggatgtttttggggtacatgggtatatataggaggaagaagtaggtcggtggagctgcgaggggcccacgagggtgggggcgtgcccaggggggcaggcgcgcctccctgcctcgtggcctcctcgcttctttcttgacgtccactctaATTCCCCTgcatcatgtttgttccaaaaatcactctcccgaaggtttcattccatttgggcTTGAGGGCCGCACgcctgaaagatcgtggatgtcgcctagaggggggtgaataggcgatttaaaataattacggtttaggcttgaacaaatacggaataaacctagcgattaatttgacaagcacaaaacctacaacaactaggctcacctatatgcaccaacaacttatgctaagcaagataaacaactaagtgatagcaagatatatgacacgaaacaatatggctatcacaaagtaaagtgcataagtaaagggttcgggtaagagataaccgagacacgcggagacgacgatgtatcccgaagttcacacccttgcggatgctaatctccgtttggagcggtgtggaggcacaatgctccccaagaagccactagggccaccgtaatctcctcacgccctcgcacaatgcaagatgccgtgattccactaagggacccttgagggcggtcaccgaacccgtacaaatggcaacccttgggggcggtcaccgaacccgtacactt
This genomic window contains:
- the LOC109734974 gene encoding DIMBOA UDP-glucosyltransferase BX8, giving the protein MATQEIEKAPHAVRRRVVLFPLPFQGHLSPMLQLAELLRARGLAVTVLHTDFNAPDPARHPELAFVSIHEALPHEATSPDADIVAQLLALNSGCEAPFREALASLLLLREDVACVVVDGQWYAALGAAGALGVPVLALRTDSAATFGSLLAFPRLRDAGYVPIKEEERRDDELVPELEPLRVRDLIRIDGSDVDALRGFIARVADAVRASASGVLLNSFDAIEAPELARIEKELSCPAFAVGPLHRMCPGPAPAEHGLHVPDRRCLAWLDAHPPRSVLYVSLGSVARVDRGVFEEMAWGLAGSGVPFLWVVRPGSVRGGGADELPNGLDEGFRSRGKVVAWAPQLEVLAHEAVGAFWTHCGWNSTLEGVCAGVPMLAQPCFADQTVNARYVTHRWGVGLEVGDVIDRARVAARVRMVMAGEEGDRARERARQLKLQADQCVAASFALDNLVQYVLSL